ACGCCGGTGCCGAACTGGCGCAGCGTGATCGGGTTCTGCGCCCAGATGGTGGGGAAGCCGGTAATGGCGCCCGTGCCCAGGGCCGTACCGGCCACGGCGGCAGCGCCGGTCTTGAGCAGATTGCGGCGGGTAATGCCGGTCGTCTTGGTGGTCTCTGTCATAGCCTTAACGTCCCTGTTTGCTTTGCTGAGATCTAGGAATTGAGCGTGCCGAGGATGATGGCGTCCTCGGCATCCCAATGGAGGGGCACCGCATCGCCCACCGCGACGGGCGTCGCGTAAAAGGCGCGGTCGGTGATGATGGCGGTGAATTCGGCAATGCCGGCGCCTTCGATGGTCAGTTTGACAGTGGCGCCGCGATATTCGAGATTGGTGACAAGGCCGGTAAAGCCGAGCCCTTTGACGGGGCTTTCGCCGATGCGAACGTGATCCGTGCGGATGGCGGCATCGACATTGCTGTCGGCCGGCACGGGCGCACCCGAGGCCGTGAAGGTGCCGCCGCCCGACACTTCGAAACTGACCAGCCCATCGGCCGCGCCAATGGCCTTGCCGGCAATGACATTGTGGTCGCCCATGAAGCGGGCGACGAAGGCGGTGGCCGGGCGTTCGAAGACCTCGCGCGGGCTGGCCGCCTGTTCGATCCGGCCATCGTTCATCACCACGACCAGGTCGGCCAAAGCCATGGCCTCTTCCTGGCTATGGGTGACGTGGACAAAGGTGATGCCGAGCTGCTTCTGCAATTTCTTGAGTTCGGCACGCATGCGGATCTTGAGGAAGGGATCGAGTGCCGAGAGCGGCTCGTCGAGCAGCAGAGCTTCGGGGTCGGTGATCAGCGCGCGAGCCAAAGCCACGCGTTGCTGCTGGCCGCCCGAGAGCTGGGCTGGCCGGCGGTCGGCATAGGCCTCCATCTGCATCAGCTTGAGCATGTCGAGCGCCCGCGCCCGGCGGGTGTCCTTGTCGACGCCACTCATCTTGAGGCTGAAGGCCACATTGTCGACCAGGTCGAGATGGGGAAACAGCGCATAGGACTGGAACATCATGGCCGTGCCGCGGCTGGCCGGCGGCAGGTCGGTCACTACATTATTGCCCAGGCGGATATCGCCGATGGAGACGCTCTCGTGCCCGGCGATCATGCGCAGGGTCGAGGATTTGCCGCAGCCGGAGGGCCCGAGCAGGCAGCAATAGCTGCCCGCAGGGATGCGCAGCGAAATGGCGTCGACGGCGGTCGTCTTGCCGTAGATCTTGGACACCAGCGCCATCTCAATCTCGGCAGCTTTGGTCATGCAGCACTCCCCGGGTTGCGGGGATTACCATGCATCTGTCATGCCAATCCGAGAGTGGCGCCGCAAGTTATTGATTGTGAATGATAATTTCTAGATCGATAAATGCCGATAGATTGCGCACTCTGATCCGCCGCCCATATTTTGCTCAATTGGACGCAAGGCGCGCTGAAATTGTATGCAATCCGTGGGCGGATCGTGTGCGACAATTTTCTTTTACATGGGCGCGATTGTTTCTATGAAGGAGCCAACAGGTGATTTCATGACGCTCGACGACTCCCCTATTGCCTCTCCCTTTGCTGGCGAAGATCGCGCTGCCACCATCCGCGATCATCTGCGCGACGCCATTGTGGACCGAAGGCTGGCGCCGGGGACAAAACTGTCGGAAGCCGAAGTGGGCGTGCTGTTCGATGTCAGCCGCACCGTGGTGCGCGCGGCCCTGCAGGCGCTGGCCTTTGAGGGTCTGGTCAAGACCGAGCGCAATCGCGGCGCCTTTGTCGCCAATCCCTCGCCCGAGGAAGCCCGCCAGGTGTTCGACTCGCGCCGGCTGATCGAACCGGGCATTGCCCGCGCCGCTGCGGCAGCCGGCCTCACCCCAGCAGATCGCGACCTCTTCACCACCCTGCTGGCCGAGGAAACCCGCCTGCTCGACGAACGCGGGCCGGTTGCGCGGCGGGCGGAAATCCGCGCGTCAGGGGATTTTCACCTGTTGCTGGCCAGCGTGGCGGGCAATGTCATCCTGCTGCGCTTCATGGAAGAACTGGTGGCCCGCTCGTCGCTGGTCATCGCGCTCTATGGCAATTCGGGCGCCTCGAGCTGCGGCCATGGCGAGCATGCCGAAATCCTGGCGGCGCTGGAAGCCGGCGATGGCGAGCGGGCGGCGGCGTTGCTGGTCAGCCATATCGACCATATCGAGGCCGATCTCGACCTGCGCAGCACCACCGGCCTGCCGCTGCGCGAGGCGCTGGCGCGCTAGCCGTTTTTAGTCATCATGCATTCATGGTGGTGACCGATTGGCGGCAGAACGGGTCTAGAGCTTGTAGATGCGCTCGGCATTGCCATGCAGCAGTCTGGCCTTTTCGTCGTCGCTGGCGCCGGCAATAATGGCCTGCGTGGCCTCGACCCAGCGGGTCAGCGAGCCGGTCAGGCAGACCACCGGATGGTCCGATCCCCAGACCACGCGATCCCAGCCAAAGGCGTGGATAATGTGCTCGACATAGGGGCGGATGGTGTCGACGCTCCAGTCGGCGCCGGCATAGGCCACTACACCCGAAATCTTGGCCATCACATTGGGCAGCCTGGCGATTTTGCTGATATTCTCACGCCATGGATCAAGTCCGGTGCCGGTGACGTCGGGTACGCCGCAATGGTCGAGGATAAAGGTGACGTCCGGCGCGCGCTCGGCCAGCATCTGGCCGATGCGTAGCTGGTCGGCGCGGACACAGAGGTCAAAGCTCAGGTCGTAATCGGGCAGATGGCGGATGTTCTCGACGAAGAGGTCGGACTGGCTGAGGTCGTCCGGCGCTTCATGCAGGATGCGGCGCACGCCCTTGACGTGGGCATGGTCGCTAAGTCGTTCAATCTGATCGACAAAATTCATGTGCTCGGGGCGGCAGGCGGCGATGGCGCCGGCGATGCGCGGCAGGGTGAGGACGAATTCGGTCTCGGCCAGCATGTCGGCTTCGGCGACATCGACCTCCATATGCAGCGCGGATTGAATGCCCAGTGGGAGCGCCTCGGCGAAATAGTCGTTGATATTCCATGGCTTATCGATGCTTGGTCGCCTGCTGAGCCAAGGATAGTGGAAGCGATCCGGATAGATCAGGTGCAGGTGCGTATCGATAATGCGCATGGTTTTTCTTCCTCCGGGGGTGCCGGACATTCGATCTCACACACCCTTTTGCTGTTAAGTGTTAGCACATAGTGAGCATTGAGCATGACCTATCGCGCATAGTGCTACGTCGGGGTCCCAACCGACGCGCAGCCGACAAGAGGAAATCAGCATGGCCGACCTGACCGGTAAAACCGTTCTCATCACTGCCGCCGCGCAGGGCATTGGCCGGGCTTCCGTGGAAGCCTTTGTCGCGGCCGGCGCCAAGGTGATAGCCACCGATGTGAACGAAGCCAAGCTGGCCGAGCTTGCGGGGCTGGCGAATGTGACGACACGCGTGCTCGACGTGCTGTCGGCCGAGGCCGTACAGCAGGCAGTGGCCGAGATCGGCCATATCGACGTGCTGTTCAACTGCGCCGGGGTGGTGCATTCGGGGACGGTGCTGGAGATGAGCGACGCCGATCTCGACTTCGCGTTCAACCTCAACATCAAGGCGCAGATCCGCACCGTGCAGGCGGTGCTGCCGCAGATGCTGGCGCGGCGGGACGGCGCCATCATCAATATGGCGACGGTGGCCAGCTCGGTCAAAGGCGTGCCCAACCGCGCCGCCTATACGATTTCCAAGGCAGCGGTGATCGGCCTGACCAAATCGATCGCCGCCGATTTCACCACGCAGGGCATTCGCGTCAATGCCATCTGCCCGGGCACGGTGGACAGCCCGTCTCTGCATGAGCGCTGGCACGCCACGGGCGATTTCGAAGCGGCCAAGGCGGCCTTTATCGCTCGCCAACCGATCGGCCGCATTGCCCGTCCGGAGGAAGTGGCGGACCTAGCCGTCTACCTGGCAGGCGCCACCTATACGACAGGCCAGATCCACATTATCGATGGCGGCTGGACGGCCTGAAAGCCGCAGAAATGCTGGGGACTTGCCGCGTGAACCGGCCTGTCGAGCAGCTGGAAAGCCGGGAGAAAACCATTCTCCCGCCGCCGCCACAATCCATCTTTACATATAATAGTACTTTATATAGCGTCCCCTCATCGCCGCAGGTGAACACACCGCAGCGACCATTTTTGGGAGGACATCGTGACCATCATCACCAAGCTTGCCATCGCGGCAAGCCTCGCTACCGCTTTGACTTCTGTCAGTATCGCTCAGGAAAACCTCAACGGCCTCGTCGTCGGTTTCAGCCAGATCGGCTCGGAATCGGGCTGGCGCGCCGCCGAGACCTCGGTGACCAAGCAGGAAGCCGAAGCCCGCGGCGTCGACCTCAAGTTTGCCGATGCGCAGCAGAAGCAGGAAAACCAGATCAAGGCCATTCGCGGCTTCATCGCCCAGGGCGTTGACGCCATCATGGTGGCGCCCGTCGTCGCCACCGGCTGGGACGATGTGCTGACCGAAGCCAAGGAAGCCGAAATTCCGGTGATCCTGCTCGATCGCGGCGTGGACTCGGCAGAAGACCTTTACCTGACCTCCGTGGCCTCCGATCAGGTCAAGGAAGGCCGCGTTGCTGGCGAATGGCTCGTCGCCGAAGTTGGCGATGCGGATTGCAAGATCGTCGAGCTGCAGGGCACCGTCGGCTCGACCCCGGCGATCAACCGCAAGCAGGGCTTTGAAGAGGCGATTGCCGGCCATGCCAACCTGACCATTGCCCGCAGCCAGACCGGCGACTTCACCCGTTCCAAGGGCAAGGAAGTGATGGAAGGCTTCATCAAGGCG
This sequence is a window from Devosia beringensis. Protein-coding genes within it:
- a CDS encoding ABC transporter ATP-binding protein, with product MTKAAEIEMALVSKIYGKTTAVDAISLRIPAGSYCCLLGPSGCGKSSTLRMIAGHESVSIGDIRLGNNVVTDLPPASRGTAMMFQSYALFPHLDLVDNVAFSLKMSGVDKDTRRARALDMLKLMQMEAYADRRPAQLSGGQQQRVALARALITDPEALLLDEPLSALDPFLKIRMRAELKKLQKQLGITFVHVTHSQEEAMALADLVVVMNDGRIEQAASPREVFERPATAFVARFMGDHNVIAGKAIGAADGLVSFEVSGGGTFTASGAPVPADSNVDAAIRTDHVRIGESPVKGLGFTGLVTNLEYRGATVKLTIEGAGIAEFTAIITDRAFYATPVAVGDAVPLHWDAEDAIILGTLNS
- a CDS encoding GntR family transcriptional regulator; translation: MTLDDSPIASPFAGEDRAATIRDHLRDAIVDRRLAPGTKLSEAEVGVLFDVSRTVVRAALQALAFEGLVKTERNRGAFVANPSPEEARQVFDSRRLIEPGIARAAAAAGLTPADRDLFTTLLAEETRLLDERGPVARRAEIRASGDFHLLLASVAGNVILLRFMEELVARSSLVIALYGNSGASSCGHGEHAEILAALEAGDGERAAALLVSHIDHIEADLDLRSTTGLPLREALAR
- a CDS encoding amidohydrolase family protein — its product is MRIIDTHLHLIYPDRFHYPWLSRRPSIDKPWNINDYFAEALPLGIQSALHMEVDVAEADMLAETEFVLTLPRIAGAIAACRPEHMNFVDQIERLSDHAHVKGVRRILHEAPDDLSQSDLFVENIRHLPDYDLSFDLCVRADQLRIGQMLAERAPDVTFILDHCGVPDVTGTGLDPWRENISKIARLPNVMAKISGVVAYAGADWSVDTIRPYVEHIIHAFGWDRVVWGSDHPVVCLTGSLTRWVEATQAIIAGASDDEKARLLHGNAERIYKL
- a CDS encoding SDR family oxidoreductase yields the protein MADLTGKTVLITAAAQGIGRASVEAFVAAGAKVIATDVNEAKLAELAGLANVTTRVLDVLSAEAVQQAVAEIGHIDVLFNCAGVVHSGTVLEMSDADLDFAFNLNIKAQIRTVQAVLPQMLARRDGAIINMATVASSVKGVPNRAAYTISKAAVIGLTKSIAADFTTQGIRVNAICPGTVDSPSLHERWHATGDFEAAKAAFIARQPIGRIARPEEVADLAVYLAGATYTTGQIHIIDGGWTA
- the ytfQ gene encoding galactofuranose ABC transporter, galactofuranose-binding protein YtfQ, whose product is MTIITKLAIAASLATALTSVSIAQENLNGLVVGFSQIGSESGWRAAETSVTKQEAEARGVDLKFADAQQKQENQIKAIRGFIAQGVDAIMVAPVVATGWDDVLTEAKEAEIPVILLDRGVDSAEDLYLTSVASDQVKEGRVAGEWLVAEVGDADCKIVELQGTVGSTPAINRKQGFEEAIAGHANLTIARSQTGDFTRSKGKEVMEGFIKAENGGADICAVYAHNDDMAVGAIQAIKDAGLKPGTDIKVVSIDAVPDIFAAMVAGEANATVELTPNMAGPAFDALSAYLADGTMPAKFIITESKLYTPADNPQGEYDTRKGLGY